The window TTCCTGAGAACACTCACGGACACCGCGGTCACCACCGACACGAAGTTGCAGGACCCCTTCCGGTACGAGGCCGAGTGACCGGCCCGGTATCATCCGGACACGAAAAAGGCGCGGAGGTTTCCCCCCCGCGCCTTTCTTGAAAATCGGATCAACCGCCGTAGGAAGACTCCACGCGATGGGCGACATCGCGGTAGCCGTAGTCCACTTCGTAGATCTGCTTGAAGGCTTCGAGAGCGCCGGGCTTGTCGCCCATCTCCTCGTGCACGAGACCCTTCTCGAAGAGGATCTCCTTCTTCACGTTGTCCATGGCGATGAGGTCGCCGAGGGCATCGGTGAGCTGGCGGAGCGACATGTCGAGCATGCCCTTCGCCTTGAAGGTCCGGCCGAGGAGCAGGAGCACCTTCGACTGGATGTGCGGGTTGCGCTTGGCCTGCTGGAGGTGCGGGATGGCGTTGCTGTAGTCGCCGGCATCGTAGTAGGCCTGACCGAGCTGGTAGCGCAGCGTCGGGTCGGTCGGGTTGACATCCACGCGCTTCTTGGCTTCCTCGAGCGCTTCCGCGATGCGGAGGACCTTGCGCTCGGCGAGCATGGCCTGGACTTCCGGATCGTCGGGATTGGAAGCGGCGCGCGCTTCCAGATCCTTGAGCTGCTGCTCCTCCATCTTGTCCTTCATCTGGCCGGACTTCGTCTGCAGGGCGACGTCGCCATTGCTGAGGCTGTAGCCCCACGAGTAGAAGGTGTGGGAATTCGCCCAGTCCTCGAGTTGCTCGAAAATACCGGCGAGGTCCTTGACCACGGGAAGCTGGTTCGGGTCCTCGTTATACTTGAGGATGAGACGATCGCGACGGTCCTCGAGCTGGTCGCGCGTCAGGCCGCTTCTGCCGGCGGCATCGAGCTCGGCGGCTTCGCCCTTGTTGCGCTGGAGGTCCGCCATGTTGGCATTCTCGCTCCAGCCACCTTTTTGCATCGAGGCGCGGGCAGTGCAGTCCTTCTCACCCTTGATCGCGACGGAGTCGGTCGGGTGGTGCTTGAGGATGTCGCGATAGACTTCGGCAGCCTTCGCGGGATCCTCGCGATGGATGTAGAATTCGGCGAGCTTGTGCATCGGCTTCAGCTCTTCCGGATGACCCTTGCGGATTGTCTCCAGTGCGAATGCCGCGTGGTCAGGCAGGCCCATGGCGCTGAAGGCCTCGAAAAGCTGGTCATTCACGTCCAGATTGTAGGGGTCCTTCTCCAGCTCGTCCTCGATCATCACGAGAGCGGCCACCGGGTCCTTCTTCACCTGGCCGGCGATCTTCATCGTGCCCACGCCACCGGTCTTGAAACCGAAGACCTTGGAGGACTTCTTCGGTCCGCCGGTGTGGAGAGAAGCACAGTTGCGGAGCGCCTTGCGCCCGTCCAGGAAGGTCGGAGCGTCCTTCAGGACGCTCTGGAGCAGCTTGATGGCGTATCCGTAATTTTGGGTCTGAACGGCACTGCGAGCCTTCAGATACAGGGCCTTCACGTTGGGGGCGAGGTCCGCTTCGGTAATCTCAGACATGGAGCGAAATTGCGAGGTTTTTGATGTTTTCCGGGCGTCTCCGGAGTTCAGCGCGACAAACTGAGACCCGTTCCCGGATTTTGGCAAGTACCGGAATAAAAGGGGCCGCAGAATGCATCTCCGCGGCCCCCTGAAGTCGATTCTATGCCGGATTTCAGCGTCCTTTTACGAAGCCTTTCGGACGGGAAGTCGCGCGGCGGGGAGCAGGAGCTTCCGTGGCAACCGGAGCCGGTGCGGCGTTGCGCGCCTTGCCAGAGTTCGCTGGCTTGTCGAGCGCATCCCTGGTTGGCAGCAAGCCGGGTCCATCGATGAACTCGCGGTTCTCGTTGTCGAACTTGTAGCGTGAATCCACGTCGGCCTGACCGGCGTAGAGGGAGGCCTTGTCATTGATGATCGTCGGCTGGATGAAGATCAGCAGCTCCTCGCGGTCGGTCTGGTTCTCGGTCGAACCGAAGATGCCGCCGATATACGGGATCTGGCTGAGCAGCGGGATGCCGGAGCGGCTCTGGTTGTTCCGGGTGGTGATCAGGCCGCCGAGCACGATGGTCTCGTTGTTCGGCACGGTCACCGTGGTTTCCAGCAACCGGGTGGAAATCGTGGGCACCTGGCCCACGCCTTCGATCGTCTGGCTGCCGACGACCTCGTCATTCAGCACGGCGATCTGGAGGGTGACTTCGTCGGGCGAGTTCACCAGCGGCGTGACTTGCAGGTCGAGCACCACGTCGCGGTAGTCGATGTTCGTGCTCTGGCCGGTGGTTCCGCTGTTGAAGCTGTTCGTCGGCACCGCGATCTGCTGACCGCTGCGGATCAAGCCGGTCTGGTTGTTCGCCATGAAGACGGTCGGGCGGGCCACGATATTGAACTTCGTCGTCCCCTGAAGCGCGTCCAGATAGAGATTCATGTACGGCCCGATCTTGCCGTAGAGGCCCAGGCCGGCGGTCGCGGCGAGACTGCCGGGATCGAAGGCGCTGCCGTCCAGAGGAAGGAGAGGACCGGCACCGCTGCCGCCGCGTCCGCCGATCGCATTGTCGCCGCGGACCTCCACCTCGCGGAGGAAGTCGAGGCCATACTCCATGCGGTCATTCAGCGAGAGCTGGCCGAAGACACAGGAAATCATGACCTGATCCGCCTTCACGTCGATCTCGTCGAGAAGCTGGTTCACGACCTCAAGGCTGGCCGGAGGGCCCTGCACCACGAGCGAGTTCGTGATATTGTCCGCCACGAGGAGCGTGCGTCCCACGAGCTGGGCGCTGGGCGCATTGTTCACCAGGGTGCTACCGCTGCCGCTGGAGCCGCCGAAGCTGCTGCCACCGCCGCCGAAGCCGCCGCTGGAACCACCACCGAAGCCACCGCTGCTCTGGTTGCTGCCGAAGCTGCCGCCGGAACGGCTGCTACCGCTGCTGCCACTGCGCGAGGAAGCTTGGTTCGTGCGGGAGGATCCGCCGCCGCCCGAGCCGAAATTCGCACCGGAGCGACCACCGCCGCCAGCCGTGCCACCCGTGGCACCGCCGCTCTGCGACGAGCCGCCGAAGGCGCGCTGCAACGCCTGCTCCGCCACCGGGAGGAAGTCGGCCACGGCCAGGAACTTCAGCTTGCGGCGGAGGTAGTTGCGCGTGTCGGTCGGCGTGTCGAAGCCTGCGACGAGGCTTTCCACGAAAACGATATCGACCGGACGGCCCATCGCGAAGATCTGGTTCGTGCGCGGGCTGGGGACGATCTGGATCGGTACATCCTGCCCTGCACCGCCGCCATCGGCACCGGCGATGCCCTGTGCGCCAGCAGGGGCGCCACCCGGCACCTGCGGCACGGGAGCGGCATTCTGGACGCGCTGGACACCCGCAGTGCTCTGTCCTTGCTGCTGGGTATTGAGGATCTCGTTAAGGATCTCGGAAAGCTCCTGCACGTCCGCATACTGGACCTTGATGAACTTGGTACCGACATTGCTCGTCGGCACGTCGATCACCTCTTGGAGCTCGATCAGGCGGCGGATCAGCGAGGACTTCTCCGTGATGATCACGCTGGCGGCATTCGGCACCGCGGCGACCGAGCCATAGTTGCCGAACTGCTTCACCACGGCGGTGAAGGCACGCACGACTTCATCCGGCTTGATGTGCTTGAGCGCCATCACGTACGTGACGACCAGCTCTCCGTTCGGAAGATCGGCCGGGTCTGTGATGGTAAGCAAGGCTTCGCCAGGAGGCGTCGGCATGGTTTGCGCGTAGATCAGCAAGTCGTGATTTTCACCTGAAGGAATGAACACGAAGCCTTCCAGCAGAGCGGCCTTCATCAGCAACTCAGCCGCTTCTCCGAAGGTGATCGGCCCCTGTTGCACGAAGCGGAATTCCGCGGCGATCGCGGCATTGCTCACCGTCACGCGACGACCCGTCAGCTCGGTGTAGAGCTCGGCCAGGCGCTCGCCGTTGATCTTCGGCTCCAGATAGCCTTCCTGCTTCACCCGCTGGGCGAGTGTGGCAGGGTCATTTGGCTGCACACCGGGCGGCACTGCACCCGGCTGGACAGGAGCGCCCGCCGGTGGTGGCTGGGGCACTTGGGCAAACGCGGTCCCGGACGCGATCAGGCCGGTGAGGAGGAAATGCGGTTTGGGCAACATTGGGAAAAGCTTAGCGATTACGACCTTGGCCCTGCGGCTGCGGGTTATTCTGAGTGGGAGGGAGGACGCGCGGGCGCCGCTGGCTGCCACGCTGGCCATCCTGCTGGGTTTGCTGGCCGGGCTGCTGATGGACGGCACCGGGCTGTGGTGGCTGACCGGGGATCCCCTGCTGCGGCTGGCCTGGCATTCCGGGGCGACCGGGAGCCGGAGCGGCGGAAGCGGTCGGCGTCAGTTGCTTGTCGTCAAACTTCATCGTCCCGGTCTTGCCGCCGATGGAGACCTGCACTGTGGTGTCCTTCCAGCTCGTCTTGCCGTAGGTGACGCGGTCCACCTTGAAGTTGTCCGTCGCGCCCGGCTCGATCCACTTCATCTCGTCCTTAAGCTTGTGGACAGTGCCGCGCGGGCGGATGACCTGGGTTTCACCCTGGTTCTTCTTGTGGACCAAGGTCACCATGTAGCCACCTTCGACTTCCGAGACCCCACCGAGCGACCAATCGTCAAAGGTCGTGTCCACCCGTATTGGTGGCTCGATGACCGGCTTCGTGGTGAAAGGAGAATTCTGGGAAAGGTGCATGTAGCTCGACACCGGCTTCTTTACCGGCGGGCCCGCGGCAAAGGCGGCGGTTCCCGAGACGAGGAGCGTGAGGAATGCGATCGTTTTCATTCGGTTCCTGGCAGGTTCGTGGCTTCTGGTGCGGGGGCGGGAGTCGGGGTTGGGACAGGAGGCAGTCCCGGGATTTCATTGGGGGCCGGCTCGGCTTCAGGCTCTTCATCCGGCTCGGCGGAGGCGTCGGAGCCACCATCCACCAGTGGCACGTACCACTGCTCTACCTCCACTGTAGCGTCGATCATGGTATCGTCCTTCGCATCCGGAGAGAGGCGCATGGAAGTAACGGCCTTGAACTGGTCGGGCATCTGCAGCCGGTCCAGCCAACGGTAGAGCGACTCCTCACGACCGGAGACATTGAACTCCACCTTAGCGCGGTGGAAGTGGATGCCGGTTTCGTCATTCGGCTTGATCGCGCGGCGCTTGATCTCGAGTTGGTGCGTCGTGGCCTGGTTGGAAGCGTATTGCTCCAATTCCGTGGCAACGAGCTGACCATTCTTCGGAGCAGGGCTCTTTTCGATCATCTTGGCCATCCACTCCATCTCGCCATAGACAGTGTCAAAGCTGGCAGCCGTGGCCTCTGCAAGGGTTACCTTGCCCTTCGCATCAGTCAGTTGACGCGCCACCTTTTGCTTTTGGCTCTGGAACCAGGAGATGCCGAAGAAATTGACCAGCACGAACACGGCCAGGCCAAAAAACAGCACCAATTTCTTTTCGCGATCGCTCATGAATCGTGGGAACGGGAGGGAAATGCCGCCGGGCGGAAATATTGTCGGTAAATCACTGGCTAACGTTGCTGTCCGGGCGGACGCCGTTGAATTGGAAGGTCCAGCCCTTCGATCCGCTGGAGGGCGGAGGGTTGTCCCACTTGAATTCGGACATGTTACGGACGAGGTTCACGCCGAACTGGCTGGCGGGACCGGCCTGCTGGGCTTCGCCCACGAGCTTGATCTCGTTGGCATTGATCTCCGCGACCTTCAGGCGAACGCCCTGGTTCAGCGGGATCGCCTTCGCGACACGGGACATCAGCTCCACCGGGGCCTTGTTCCCATCGACCACGAGATCGAGTTCGGACCACCTTACGAGGTGCTCTTCATAGGCAAGGCGGTCCGCCTCCGAGGCGATGCCCTCGGCCTGGCGGTTCAGCTTCTTGATCTGGCTCTGATCCTGCCACAGGCCGTAGCCGAACCATCCGCCGAGACCGAGGTAGGCGACGACCACGGCGGCGACAGCAAGCATCTTCTGCTGCTGCACCTGCGCGGCACGGCGCGCGGCACGGACGTCTGCCGGGAGCAGCTTGCTGCGTGGCTCCGGCAGGACCGGATCCGGACGCGGCGACACCTTCACCGGCACGTTGAAACCACCGGTCAAGGCACCTGCCGTACCCGTGGCGCCCTCGGGCGACCAGACATGCACGACCTCCGGCTTGAGCTGCAGCCCCTGGATGGCCAACTGGCCGAGCGCGAGATGGATTTCACGCAGGCAACTCGCATCCGGCTCGGCGCCCCCGCTGGACATGGCCTGCGAGTAGAGCAGCTTGCCATTGTAGTAGAATGCGAAGACCCAGCGGCCGAACTCCATCCAGACGGCGATCGATTCTCCACGGACCAGATAGGCACGCGGCGAGAGGTCGAATTCCTTCGGGCTGCGCGGCGGCAAGTCGCCATCACCGGGAGACTTCAGCACCACGCCGAGCAGCGTGGCTGCCTCTTCCTCCTTCGTGACGACGAAGGTGTCGGAAAGCTGTCCCGCCATGGGATCCGCACGCACGCCGAGGCGCTCCGCGTGCATCGCGGCGAGATCGTCGAAAAGCGAGTCGTCCGTGCTGGATGCCTTGAAGGGCAGCGCATGGAAGCCACGCACGGGGAAGAGCATCGCGAGATTCCCGCCGGGCAGGCTGGTCAGCTCGGAGGCACGCGCGGGACCATCGGCCGATTGCAGGGAAAAGCCCCCGGTGGTCGATTGTTTCCAGATTTCCCAGCCCCGCGGACCCGGGACCAGCAGTGAAGTTTCCTGTTGTTTGCTCAAGGCAGTACCTCCTCGGTTCGTTCCAAAACCGCCGGTCTTCCGGTTCGGTTGCGCACGATGACCGTTATTTTCCGCCTCGCACCGGCGACATTGCCGATGCTCTCCAGGCGGGTGGTCGTGTCATTCACGGTCATGCGGGCGGAAATTTCAGGGCGCAGGCTGCTGTCCACGCCAAGAAGCGCAAGCGCTTGCTCCACGGATTGGAAGGGCGCGTCATCGTCGGTATCGCGGATATTATCCAGCCCGCGGACGGTCTCGGGGATCACGTTTGCATCCTCCGGTGAGACCTCGGCGGCGGCGGCGATGAGTTCGGCGGATGCCTCGTTCAGATCGAGAGCACCGGAACTCCAGATGGTGAACCAATTCCGCCAATCCGGCTTGATCGCCTCGACGTAGTCCATGCCGCGGACGAGGCGCATTTCATCGAGCGTGTAGAAGGGACGGTTGAAGGGCTGGTTGAGGCGGCCCTGCGCGAGATACCAGTCGGACTCGGCACCGTTCAGGCCCGGATCGTCATTCTCGTCCACCCAGTCCATCAGGCCGTCCACCAGCATCTGGCTCTCGTCGAGCGTGAGGCCCCAGTCGCTGAAAATCGACTTGAGAAGCTGCTCGTCACCGCGAAGCAGGATGGCGTTGATATTGAACTTTTCACCTTCGGAGATGATGCGGGCCTCGAAGCCCTCCCCTGCCTCGTCCGAGTACTGTCGCAGCAGCGGATCGGTGCGCTTCACCGCGGGATTCGACGCCACGGCGATGCCCATCTCGGCAAGCTGCCGCGCGCGGAAGCCATGGATCTGCGAGGTGCCGAGTTCCACATCAAAGGAGACCACGCGCAGGGTCGCCACGGTCGCCATGGCGAGAATCGCGATGAGCCAGATGACCGCCACGAGAGCGGAGCCACGCGCATTCTTGTTTTGAGAGAAAGTCTTCATCGGCCACCTCCCTGACCGTTACCGCCACCACCGCCGCCAAATCCTCCACCACCGCCGCGAGGTCCACCGCCGCCGCGTGGACCGCCCCCACCTCCGGGACCACCACCGCCGCCACCAGGACCTTCACCATCGGGGCCACCCACTTGAATGCCGCCGCCTTGACCGAGACCCATGCCACCGCCAGCGCCCTGCTGCTGTAGCTGGCGCATCATCACCTCGGGATCTTGCTTCGGGGTCAGCCAGAATATCTGTCGCATCGCCGCACCCTGGTTGCCGAAGGCGATCGTCAGCTCCATCTGCAGGGGCAGACGTCCGATGAGATCCCAGTCATAGTTCCAATCCATGGTGCGGCCGTCGAGGACGCGCCACTCGAAGGTGCGCACTCCCTGAAGCAGTACAACCTCGGCGAAGGGCTCCGCCTTCACATTGCCTTGCGCATTGTCGCTGTCCTCGAGGATCTCCTCCTCGTAGTAGCGCATCACGATGTCGAGATAGCCGTCCCGCTTGAGGACTGTGGAAAGCTGGACCGCCTTTGCCACTTTATCCGCCCCGCCCCAAGTGAAGGCGAGCGGGACATTCTGAAGCGTGAGGTCGGACGTGTAATGGGAGCCGATATCCTTCGAGATCAGCTCCATCCGGGTATTCCCCGGCAGCGAGCTGAGACGGCGCGACATCAGGTCGAAGAAGGCATTCTTTTCACTCTCCTCGGCTTGGGTCTGCACGACCGCATTGCCGAGCTGGAGGTTCGCATTCGCCGAGCCGAAAATCATGCCGACCAGCATCGCCAACAGTCCCATGGCGATGACCAACTCCAGCAAGGTGAAGCCATCGCGACGACGAACCGGATGATGGAAAGGGTTCTTCTTCATGGCTGATAGAGGCGCGAGTAGCGCCAGGTCTCGGCGGACTGCTCCTGCGGCACGCCATTCTCGTACCAATGCGCGACCACCTCGATGCGGTACATCTCCTGCAAAAGCTGGCCGTCTTCGTTTTCCATCTCGGGGAGAAGCTCGACCGTCGTGACGATCTCCATCCCGTGCTCGGCCATCTCGTCGATCGCGATGGAAGTCGTCCCCTCCTCCAGCACCGGGTATGACATGGCCTCGGCGAGGGCACTCTGGAGCAGGCGGGTGGTCGTCAACTCGCGCTGCGTCAGTGCCGCGAGGTCGGCGGTACGCTGCAGGGCAACCGCAAAACCCGTGGCCGCGATACCAAAGATGCCGAGCGCCAAGACCACCTCCAGCAGGAGGAATCCACGGGCAGCACGCCGACGTGACCGGCGGTTTGGCAGAGGGCTTCTCATCTTGTTCAGTAAATCTCCTGGACCTGGTCGCGGATGCCACCGGTCAGCGGATGGAATTCGATCTCAACCCAGCTCCGTTCCTGTGCAAATTTCACTCCCAGCGGCTCGCAAAAACCTTCGGGATCGAAACGCCAGACGTGGCGGTTCTTCGTATCCGACGGTATCCAGTTGTCGCTGGCCCACCGGCGGACGAACATTTTGACGTCATCATCCACCGTCCAACTCGCATGGATCGGGTTGAAGGAAGACACCGGAGCGCTGCCTTCCTCGGCAGCCATCATGGCCTGCTCGGCGAGCATGTTTTCCTGGTGCGCCAGCATGTTCTCGCGGTCCCGCGGATCGACCATGGCCTCCGCCAAGGGCATGAGGCTCACGGTCTGCTCATAGAACTCAAGCGCATAGGGCCGTTGCTGGAGAGCGGCGAGAGCCCGGGCGCGTTTCGCCAGCGACTCCACCTCCACATAGGAACGGCGGAGCGTCCGCTCGTCATCTGAAACAGCCATGTAGGCAAGGGCCCCGCCGACCATCAGGGCGACAAGAACCAGCACGATGACGATTTCCATCAGCGTGAAGCCCTGCTGCCCCTGACGTTGGAAGCCCTTGCGCATCAGATCTCAGATCTTACTTGGGGTCTTGGCTGGAATAGTCCTCGCCGCCTTCAACACCATCTGCACCCTTGGAGATGAGCTCGAATTCGGTTGGGTCCTTGCTACCCGGGAACTTGTAGCCATACTCGTTGTTCCAAGGATCAAGCGGCACCTTGTCCATGATCTTGGACCAGCGGCGCGGTGCGGGCGTGCCGGAGGGCTTTTCCACCAGCGCCTTCAGGCCTTGCTGGGTGGATGGGTAGTTGCCGTTGTTCACCTTATACATCTTCAGTGCGCTGGTGATGGAGGCGAAGTCGGTGTCCACGCGACCGATTTTGGCAGTTTCGCTGATCTTGCCCATGAAGGTGATCGAGCCGCCCAGAATGAGGGCGATGATCCCGAGGACGATGACCATTTCCAGCAGGGTGAAACCCGCTTTGGAACGACGGCGGATAGTCGATTGGTATTTCATGAGTGATTGGCTTGGGTAGCTGCGAAAATCCTTACGCCTCGAAAAACACCGCGCGATGCAAAAGTTGTCGGGGAAATCTGCCTTTCCCCGACAACCGGGCGGAAATTCGGCACCAATCCCCACTTTACCTCGCCCGGAAGCCGCCTAGGGTGCGCAGTATCGCCGCGGGAAGCGGCCGCCAATGCCATGAAACGCCGCCGCTTGCTCGCGCTCCTGCTTTTGCTGCCCGCCATCGCCTCCTGCGAACCGAAAAAAGCCATGCCCGAAGAAGCCAAACAGCCCGCCCCCGCGCCCAAGGTGCCCGAGGGCTCCGAAGTCATCACGCTCGGCGCCGGATGCTTCTGGTGCATCGAGGCCGCCTACAAGCAACTCGACGGCGTCCAGGCGGCAGTCTCCGGCTACATGGGCGGCACCGTGGCCAAGCCGACCTACGAGCAGATCTGCACCGGCACCACCGGCCACGCCGAGGTCGTTCAGGTGGTCTATGATCCGAAGAAAATTTCCTCCGAGAAGATCCTTGCCTGGTTCTGGGACCTCCACGACCCGACCACGCTGAACCGGCAGGGCGCGGACGTGGGCACCCAATATCGCTCCGCCATCTTCTACAACTCCGACGCCCAGAAGGCGCTCGCCGAGGCTTCCAAAAAGGCAGCACAGGAGAACTTCAAGGATCCGATCGTCACCGAGATCACCAAGGCCAGCGAGTTCTACCCCGCGGAGAACTACCACCAAGACTACTATTTCCAGAACAAGTCCAAGAACGGCTACTGCCGCCTGGTCATCGAGCCGAAGCTCAAGAAGCTGAAGCTGGATCACTGAGTTGTGATTCTCCGGCGATCTGCCGCAAGGAAGGCGCGCAACATGACGTCTTGATGCGGTCATGGGACGGGCTTTTGTGGCCACGTGACACACAGGAGGGGCAAAACCGGGCGGCTTTTGGCAAAAAATCCGTGCCTGCCCCGTCTTATACGCTTCAATACGCCGCGAGCGATTCCGCCACGTCTTTCCTGCACACATGTCCATCCAGATTCTCCACGCCGACCGGATCCCGGCGACCGGATGCCTCGTCATCCCCGGTCGCATCGGCACCCATGAGTTGCCGCAGCTTGAAAAGCTCTTCGCCGGCCGCCGCATCACGTGGCTCGTCGAGGAGAAATCGAAGCTGGATCCGACGACGCAGGCAACGCTGGAGCGCTCGGGTGCGGCAGCCGCCTTCGCCGACGATGACGATGCGCAGGCCGTGGGCGAGCAGCTCCGCGCCGCACTGGAGAATTCCGGAGTGATCGTTTACATCCCCGGCCGTGCCGTCTCCCGCAAGGCCATCCCCTGCACCATCCCGGGCAAGACGCTGCGGACTCTGTGCTCATTCGGCCTGCCGGTGCTGCCGGTGATGGTGGACTATCCGCGCGACGCCAGCCTCACGGTGGAGCGCCAGAGCGCGATGCCGCAGGTGGTGATCGGCTTTGCCAAGGTGCTCGCCCCCGGCGAGGCCAGCCCCGCGAACTACCGCGAGCGCCTGCTGGAGCTGGTGGAGGAGTCCTTCTCCCGCCGCCCGCTGCTGAAGTCCTCG of the Luteolibacter flavescens genome contains:
- a CDS encoding tetratricopeptide repeat protein gives rise to the protein MSEITEADLAPNVKALYLKARSAVQTQNYGYAIKLLQSVLKDAPTFLDGRKALRNCASLHTGGPKKSSKVFGFKTGGVGTMKIAGQVKKDPVAALVMIEDELEKDPYNLDVNDQLFEAFSAMGLPDHAAFALETIRKGHPEELKPMHKLAEFYIHREDPAKAAEVYRDILKHHPTDSVAIKGEKDCTARASMQKGGWSENANMADLQRNKGEAAELDAAGRSGLTRDQLEDRRDRLILKYNEDPNQLPVVKDLAGIFEQLEDWANSHTFYSWGYSLSNGDVALQTKSGQMKDKMEEQQLKDLEARAASNPDDPEVQAMLAERKVLRIAEALEEAKKRVDVNPTDPTLRYQLGQAYYDAGDYSNAIPHLQQAKRNPHIQSKVLLLLGRTFKAKGMLDMSLRQLTDALGDLIAMDNVKKEILFEKGLVHEEMGDKPGALEAFKQIYEVDYGYRDVAHRVESSYGG
- a CDS encoding type II secretion system protein GspD; translated protein: MLPKPHFLLTGLIASGTAFAQVPQPPPAGAPVQPGAVPPGVQPNDPATLAQRVKQEGYLEPKINGERLAELYTELTGRRVTVSNAAIAAEFRFVQQGPITFGEAAELLMKAALLEGFVFIPSGENHDLLIYAQTMPTPPGEALLTITDPADLPNGELVVTYVMALKHIKPDEVVRAFTAVVKQFGNYGSVAAVPNAASVIITEKSSLIRRLIELQEVIDVPTSNVGTKFIKVQYADVQELSEILNEILNTQQQGQSTAGVQRVQNAAPVPQVPGGAPAGAQGIAGADGGGAGQDVPIQIVPSPRTNQIFAMGRPVDIVFVESLVAGFDTPTDTRNYLRRKLKFLAVADFLPVAEQALQRAFGGSSQSGGATGGTAGGGGRSGANFGSGGGGSSRTNQASSRSGSSGSSRSGGSFGSNQSSGGFGGGSSGGFGGGGSSFGGSSGSGSTLVNNAPSAQLVGRTLLVADNITNSLVVQGPPASLEVVNQLLDEIDVKADQVMISCVFGQLSLNDRMEYGLDFLREVEVRGDNAIGGRGGSGAGPLLPLDGSAFDPGSLAATAGLGLYGKIGPYMNLYLDALQGTTKFNIVARPTVFMANNQTGLIRSGQQIAVPTNSFNSGTTGQSTNIDYRDVVLDLQVTPLVNSPDEVTLQIAVLNDEVVGSQTIEGVGQVPTISTRLLETTVTVPNNETIVLGGLITTRNNQSRSGIPLLSQIPYIGGIFGSTENQTDREELLIFIQPTIINDKASLYAGQADVDSRYKFDNENREFIDGPGLLPTRDALDKPANSGKARNAAPAPVATEAPAPRRATSRPKGFVKGR
- a CDS encoding type II secretion system protein M; this translates as MSDREKKLVLFFGLAVFVLVNFFGISWFQSQKQKVARQLTDAKGKVTLAEATAASFDTVYGEMEWMAKMIEKSPAPKNGQLVATELEQYASNQATTHQLEIKRRAIKPNDETGIHFHRAKVEFNVSGREESLYRWLDRLQMPDQFKAVTSMRLSPDAKDDTMIDATVEVEQWYVPLVDGGSDASAEPDEEPEAEPAPNEIPGLPPVPTPTPAPAPEATNLPGTE
- a CDS encoding general secretion pathway protein GspK; protein product: MKTFSQNKNARGSALVAVIWLIAILAMATVATLRVVSFDVELGTSQIHGFRARQLAEMGIAVASNPAVKRTDPLLRQYSDEAGEGFEARIISEGEKFNINAILLRGDEQLLKSIFSDWGLTLDESQMLVDGLMDWVDENDDPGLNGAESDWYLAQGRLNQPFNRPFYTLDEMRLVRGMDYVEAIKPDWRNWFTIWSSGALDLNEASAELIAAAAEVSPEDANVIPETVRGLDNIRDTDDDAPFQSVEQALALLGVDSSLRPEISARMTVNDTTTRLESIGNVAGARRKITVIVRNRTGRPAVLERTEEVLP
- a CDS encoding PulJ/GspJ family protein → MKKNPFHHPVRRRDGFTLLELVIAMGLLAMLVGMIFGSANANLQLGNAVVQTQAEESEKNAFFDLMSRRLSSLPGNTRMELISKDIGSHYTSDLTLQNVPLAFTWGGADKVAKAVQLSTVLKRDGYLDIVMRYYEEEILEDSDNAQGNVKAEPFAEVVLLQGVRTFEWRVLDGRTMDWNYDWDLIGRLPLQMELTIAFGNQGAAMRQIFWLTPKQDPEVMMRQLQQQGAGGGMGLGQGGGIQVGGPDGEGPGGGGGGPGGGGGPRGGGGPRGGGGGFGGGGGGNGQGGGR
- a CDS encoding type II secretion system protein, which translates into the protein MRSPLPNRRSRRRAARGFLLLEVVLALGIFGIAATGFAVALQRTADLAALTQRELTTTRLLQSALAEAMSYPVLEEGTTSIAIDEMAEHGMEIVTTVELLPEMENEDGQLLQEMYRIEVVAHWYENGVPQEQSAETWRYSRLYQP
- a CDS encoding type II secretion system protein, which gives rise to MRKGFQRQGQQGFTLMEIVIVLVLVALMVGGALAYMAVSDDERTLRRSYVEVESLAKRARALAALQQRPYALEFYEQTVSLMPLAEAMVDPRDRENMLAHQENMLAEQAMMAAEEGSAPVSSFNPIHASWTVDDDVKMFVRRWASDNWIPSDTKNRHVWRFDPEGFCEPLGVKFAQERSWVEIEFHPLTGGIRDQVQEIY
- the gspG gene encoding type II secretion system major pseudopilin GspG, which gives rise to MKYQSTIRRRSKAGFTLLEMVIVLGIIALILGGSITFMGKISETAKIGRVDTDFASITSALKMYKVNNGNYPSTQQGLKALVEKPSGTPAPRRWSKIMDKVPLDPWNNEYGYKFPGSKDPTEFELISKGADGVEGGEDYSSQDPK
- the msrA gene encoding peptide-methionine (S)-S-oxide reductase MsrA translates to MKRRRLLALLLLLPAIASCEPKKAMPEEAKQPAPAPKVPEGSEVITLGAGCFWCIEAAYKQLDGVQAAVSGYMGGTVAKPTYEQICTGTTGHAEVVQVVYDPKKISSEKILAWFWDLHDPTTLNRQGADVGTQYRSAIFYNSDAQKALAEASKKAAQENFKDPIVTEITKASEFYPAENYHQDYYFQNKSKNGYCRLVIEPKLKKLKLDH